The window agaggaagaaaagggctCAGGGGGAGGCTCGGGAGCACGGGAGGGTTGCAAGGGCAACGACATGGGCGACGCAGAACACATGCACGACACACAtcggcacacacacacacagacacagacacagacacagacacaaacacacacgTACTTGCCAGAACCGTCTCACATAGCCTGTCACCCAGCCTGGGATTCTCCTGTCTTGGCTCAAATTAGCTGCCGTCTTGGATGCCGGAACCAGAGAATGGGGTTCTCGGTATCGATTTATCGATCGGTACGTGATGTTGGGCTAAGGACCAGGCAGGTAGGTGGTAATGGGGAGAGTACCAAAGTGCGGCGGCGGTTTCCAGATCAAACTCCTGTGGTGATTATTTAGCCTCGTGTGTTTCTGACAGCATAAAAAGTCTTGATTTGTTTTCTTATTTCCTTCTTTCCGGAGGGGAGTGTGTAAAAGCTTACCCGTATCCAAACAGCCAAAACtcatcggcttcggcttcgggtGGCATGTTGACAGCGAACACGGAGTAGTGTGAGTTCGGATCCTTCTTACTAGGCGCGTATACGCAGTAGGGATGATATGAGCTCTTCTTGGTTTGATGTTCTCTTCACGGGGTTAAGCGAAGTGCATGAGCGCCTCAACACACAGACCGAGCCCAACAACTGCAACGGCCGTACTATTAAAGCCGGCGTGGAAAGTGCTGTTCAGGGCAGGTATTACATAAGGTAAGGAAAGTTGCGGTCAAATTCCAGCGCCAGCGAAAAGGTGGAGGATCCCATCCGGCTTGTGGGACTATCCGCTGCGGGAGCTCCAACAAGCGTGCTTCAGCCGGCGTATCGCCTCATTGGAGATATCAACATATGTATATTCTACAAATCTGTGTGTATTATCTCGTCAGGCACCCAAGTTGAGCTTTGGAGTTGTGCTGTTTATCTCATATGATATTGATCATGTGTCACCCCAACCATATGCCGCCTACCATTACTCATGTACCACGGCCTATTGCTCTGACTCGTGACGGCCTCTTGGTTTGGTTTACTTCTTTAAAAACCTCGAGAAGGGGACTCTGACAGAgaccgagaaggaggaagaggctgcaGTTGTCAAACTCGCCAGCGGTAATGCTGAAACCCAGACTAGTCCGGATTTGCGGCAGCAAGCCTTCTCGAAAAAACTGGGGGGGAAACGACAACGAAGGCGCTCCCCCTCTCAGATCCTAAAGTTGAAGATGACCCCACCAGGAGCGAGCCCCTGTGATGGACCCTTGTGACGCTTCTGGAATTTGATGGTCAACTGGACCATTTCTGTAGATTAGGTTGATACGGATTAGAGAAAAGAACAGGCTTCAAGATAACGTGGATATAATCTCCTTGCTAGTTCAAAATCTTATAAATAATAGTCATCTCGTCAAAGCGTCCGAGTGACCAGTGTCTAGGAAATCGGCCTGGGCAGGAACTGCACGACCGGAACCGGCACCGACGAAACGTCACCGAGTGGCTTTTTTCCAGCGCCAAGGGGACGGATTCCCATGATTACATTTCATGGATACAATTACCGTAAAATCCCCACTACCATCTCGCAGCATCGGGCACCGCTCCAGCACGCTGGTGGACGAGACGCAAGCCGCCGTGCTCGGCGTCGAATAAGGGGCAGCTAAAAGTAATATCAACCTGTCGTCTCCCAACTTTTTTCGCGCTTCCctgaagaaaaaggaagCCTTGTTTTCCCAGACATACCTATCTGAGGCTGAGCACCCTGCACGCCTGGCGCAGTACCAAAAAACATTACACTACTTAACCCCTCGCAAAGACCTCCAACTGTAGCCTCCCCACCGTCCAACCCTCAAACCTGACACACCTCAGGAGAACTACCAGCGACGATCTTGTTTTTCGAGTcgcaaaccaccacctccttgcAAAGATGGCCTACAACAGATCCTACAACCCAGATGAGCTGCCCAGGTGAGTGCTGCCGCATGCATGAGAAACGCGCAAGCCCAAAACATCCGTTATCAATGCTCTCTCCTGTGGCTTCTTGCTTTTGCGCTTGCGCCAGGGGGGATGGAACCCCACCATATTTGGCACTTtgctcccccctccatcaccacatcgcCACCACTACCTGATGATCGTATCGTTTTGCTAACACGCCGCGTTTGCTTTCCTCAGGTTTGCGGAGCCAGAACAAGTGAGAACTGCCATTCTCTAATCCATCATTCTGCAAGAAGCTAACCGGCCGTCCCCCCTTCGTATCAGAAAGGACCAAGGTCGCCCACTGGACAggccccccctccatcctcccgATACGAGAACAAGCCACCCCCGCCTCGCCCGATCGAGCACAAAAACTCACACTACGACCGCTACGACCAGACCGGCCGGTTGTCCCCACGACACGCCCCGCCTCCGGACCGATACGGCGGCATGAGCCCCCCTCCGACAGCTACCCAGGGACGCCCGGTTCAGCAGACCCGTCCCCCTGCCAGCTCCCGCCCACCCCCGAGTCCCGCCCCGCGCGATGGCGCCGCTGACCCAACCTTGCTCCCTCTCTTCCGGGCCGTCGACAAGGATGGTAAGCTTCGCGCCATGGTCCTTTCCTTTCTAACCAAGCTAACAAATCAAAGGCACCGGTCAACTCTCGGAAAAGGAGCTCTCGGCCGCCCTCGTCAACGGCGACTGGACCGCCTTCGACCCCCAAACCGTCCGCATGATGATCCGCATGTTCGACTCTGACCGGTCAGGCACCATCGGATTTGAGGAGTTTTGCGGGCTGTggtccttcctcgcctcgtGGCGCACGCTTTTTGACCGGTTCGACACAGACCGGTCGGGGAACATTTCCCTGGAGGAGTTCAAGGGCGCACTGGTGGCGTTTAGGTACCGCCTGAGCGACCAGTTCATCAAGGTTCTGTTCAGGACGTATGAcaagaggggggagggggtgatgagctTTGACTTGTTTGTGCAGGCTTGTATTAgcctgaagaggatgacggaTGTGTTTAAGAAGTATGATGAGGATCGGGATGGGTATATCACGTTGAGCTTTGAGGATTTTTTGACGGAGATATTGAGGCAGTTGAGGTAGATGATatgatgggggtgaagggacatagggagatgggggtttttAATCTGTGTGTCTAGTTTTGAGGCATGGCGTGTTGTTGCTCGATCTttggactttttttttccacaGATTATTTTATTCAACAATGGGCAAAGGTGGTTCATCATACCGtttggttttgttgtttcATGAGCATAACAGGCAGAGCGAGCGAGTAGATGAGCCACTCAAGACACATTAGTCATTGAGGTGTAGCCAATTCATTGTTGACAACCGTAGTCTAGGTATTAGGGCTCTTCAAGCTGGCACCCTCCCTCCGTGATGAACCTCTTCCTTTTTGAGAAACAACTCCAAGTTAGACCGC is drawn from Podospora pseudocomata strain CBS 415.72m chromosome 1 map unlocalized CBS415.72m_1, whole genome shotgun sequence and contains these coding sequences:
- a CDS encoding uncharacterized protein (EggNog:ENOG503NX54; COG:T) codes for the protein MAYNRSYNPDELPRFAEPEQKGPRSPTGQAPPPSSRYENKPPPPRPIEHKNSHYDRYDQTGRLSPRHAPPPDRYGGMSPPPTATQGRPVQQTRPPASSRPPPSPAPRDGAADPTLLPLFRAVDKDGTGQLSEKELSAALVNGDWTAFDPQTVRMMIRMFDSDRSGTIGFEEFCGLWSFLASWRTLFDRFDTDRSGNISLEEFKGALVAFRYRLSDQFIKVLFRTYDKRGEGVMSFDLFVQACISLKRMTDVFKKYDEDRDGYITLSFEDFLTEILRQLR